The Hahella sp. HNIBRBA332 genome window below encodes:
- a CDS encoding cellulase family glycosylhydrolase, translating into MSKRSERRLSRLLEGALKKTRGKNWRQNENVFIFGLLFGCATLAHAVPPLSVQGNKVVSGGNQVSLGGNSLFWSNNGWGGERFYNSGAVGAIKNDWKSSIVRAAMGVDESGGYLQDREGNRNKVISVVDAAIANDMYVIIDWHSHHAHQYKSEAIEFFQDMARRYGDKNNVIYEVYNEPLDVSWSGVIKPYAESVIDAIRQIDPDNLIIVGTRQWSQEVEEASWDPIRKNNIAYTLHFYAGTHKQWLRDKAQNAMNNGIALFVTEWGTVDASGDGAVNESETWAWVDFMRNHGISHANWALNDKAEGASTFWPGVNATGGWNDGDLTPSGKLVKSIIQSSDPIPGGDDPDNPDCGSVSVPGKVQAENYCEMEGVEKENTSDAGGGQNLGYIDSGDWMTYKINVPSDGVYTLSYRVASLNGGGILQAEKAGGSPVYGAIDIPSTGGWQNWKTISHDVQLSAGEQRIGLAAVSGGFNINWFDVTQKGGPAPNAITVQAEDYLVMSGVELENTSDAGGGKNVGYIDANDWMSYPEVDIPESGVYTVEYRVASLYGGGVLQFEKAGGDVVYGSVDVPNTGGWQNWKTIKHQVTLEAGKQRFGIYAPAGGWNLNWFKITKGQK; encoded by the coding sequence ATGAGCAAGAGATCAGAAAGAAGGCTTTCCAGACTGTTGGAGGGCGCGTTGAAAAAAACTCGCGGCAAAAATTGGCGTCAAAATGAAAACGTTTTCATATTCGGCTTATTGTTCGGCTGCGCTACTTTGGCTCATGCTGTGCCGCCGCTGTCGGTGCAGGGCAATAAAGTGGTCAGTGGCGGTAATCAAGTCAGTCTGGGGGGCAATAGCCTGTTTTGGAGCAACAACGGCTGGGGAGGGGAGCGCTTTTATAACTCTGGCGCAGTAGGCGCTATCAAAAATGACTGGAAATCCAGCATTGTGCGCGCCGCCATGGGCGTGGATGAAAGCGGCGGTTATTTACAGGACCGGGAAGGCAATCGCAATAAAGTCATCTCCGTGGTGGACGCCGCCATCGCCAACGATATGTACGTCATCATCGACTGGCACTCACACCATGCTCATCAGTACAAGAGCGAAGCTATCGAGTTTTTCCAGGACATGGCGCGTCGCTATGGTGATAAAAACAATGTTATTTACGAGGTTTATAACGAACCGCTGGACGTATCCTGGAGTGGCGTTATCAAGCCCTACGCCGAGTCGGTGATTGACGCCATTCGTCAAATTGACCCGGATAACCTGATTATCGTCGGCACTCGCCAGTGGTCCCAGGAAGTGGAGGAAGCCTCCTGGGACCCTATCCGTAAGAACAATATCGCCTATACGCTGCACTTTTATGCAGGAACCCATAAACAGTGGCTGCGCGATAAAGCGCAAAACGCCATGAACAACGGCATCGCACTTTTCGTGACGGAGTGGGGAACTGTAGACGCCAGCGGCGATGGCGCGGTTAATGAAAGTGAAACCTGGGCCTGGGTCGATTTCATGCGCAACCACGGCATCAGCCACGCGAACTGGGCGCTGAATGATAAGGCCGAAGGCGCCTCAACGTTCTGGCCCGGCGTGAACGCCACCGGCGGGTGGAATGACGGCGATCTGACGCCTTCCGGTAAACTGGTAAAATCCATTATCCAAAGCTCTGACCCCATTCCTGGCGGCGATGACCCGGATAATCCTGATTGCGGATCAGTCTCCGTGCCCGGCAAGGTGCAGGCGGAAAACTACTGTGAAATGGAAGGCGTCGAAAAGGAAAATACCTCTGATGCTGGCGGCGGTCAGAACCTTGGCTACATCGATTCCGGCGACTGGATGACTTATAAGATTAACGTGCCCAGCGATGGGGTTTATACGCTTTCCTATCGGGTGGCGAGCCTGAATGGCGGCGGCATTTTACAAGCGGAGAAAGCCGGTGGTTCGCCAGTGTACGGCGCTATCGATATTCCATCCACTGGCGGCTGGCAAAACTGGAAAACGATTTCTCACGACGTTCAGTTGAGTGCGGGTGAACAACGAATTGGACTGGCGGCGGTGTCCGGCGGTTTCAATATCAATTGGTTTGACGTCACCCAAAAAGGCGGCCCGGCGCCGAACGCCATTACCGTGCAGGCGGAAGATTATCTAGTGATGAGCGGGGTGGAGCTGGAAAACACCAGTGACGCAGGCGGCGGTAAAAACGTCGGCTACATCGACGCCAATGACTGGATGTCCTACCCAGAGGTCGATATTCCGGAAAGCGGCGTGTATACCGTGGAGTATCGTGTGGCGAGTCTGTATGGCGGCGGCGTGCTGCAATTTGAGAAGGCCGGCGGCGATGTGGTGTATGGCAGCGTGGATGTACCGAATACTGGCGGCTGGCAGAACTGGAAAACCATTAAGCACCAAGTGACGCTTGAAGCGGGTAAACAGCGTTTCGGCATCTACGCCCCTGCAGGCGGCTGGAACCTGAACTGGTTCAAGATCACCAAAGGGCAAAAATAG
- a CDS encoding chorismate mutase: protein MRNMFFLLVCLVFSHSTLAAGYAETTFKTINERLSYMKDVALFKAQKGAPIEDIKRERVVLDKAKDGAAGHGVDPESVGAFFTAQISAAKAIQFRYRADWLSDADALKQSARDLQTEVRPALLKLGDAIIIAIADKLKNEGPFTDAERDLFNDTLTIENLSQRDKDMVFEALKQIRLQQ, encoded by the coding sequence ATGAGGAACATGTTTTTTCTGCTCGTTTGTTTAGTCTTCTCCCACTCCACCCTCGCCGCGGGCTATGCGGAAACCACATTTAAGACCATCAACGAGCGCTTGAGTTACATGAAGGATGTGGCGCTGTTCAAAGCCCAGAAAGGCGCGCCAATTGAAGACATTAAGCGGGAGCGCGTGGTGCTGGATAAAGCCAAAGACGGCGCGGCCGGACACGGGGTTGATCCAGAATCTGTCGGCGCTTTTTTTACGGCACAGATTTCCGCCGCCAAAGCCATTCAGTTCAGATATCGCGCCGATTGGCTATCAGATGCTGACGCGCTGAAGCAGTCCGCCCGTGATTTGCAGACCGAGGTACGCCCAGCGTTATTGAAACTGGGTGACGCGATCATTATTGCTATCGCCGATAAACTGAAAAACGAAGGCCCCTTCACTGACGCGGAAAGGGACCTGTTCAATGACACGCTTACCATCGAAAATCTGTCTCAGCGCGACAAAGACATGGTCTTCGAAGCGCTGAAGCAGATTCGGCTACAGCAATAG
- a CDS encoding TonB-dependent siderophore receptor, whose product MRLITVRATKERRGLSALVLACASSFTYAVESSSQNDMLAAVDLSMTDWQSAEIPVVLTPARLKQPRSETPATVTVLDTELLHRLGVRNLHDAFRLVPGMTVGSVSSNLPSVSYHGTNANEQRRLQVLVDGRSVYNPNLADVDWLNIPVALEDIARIEITRGPNAAAYGANSFLAIVNIITKHPYDTHGTSLTYWDGSNGYNRYHASYGGGGDTLNYRISVNGKQDDGFDRRANGEPFIDSYDLDGFNLSANMQLGPKDILQVQAGLLNGDHQYHPDTGDGQTSVPDSDERDRFASVSWRREVNANHFFQVQAYVHRRIRQQDWTNCNHPILFSDNLSALYAANQRFGSILIGANGATLSEIHANIASGTGSGLGSTEDDAIARALIEEMFASDPDAVVCGRINLDIAETRQDIELQDTYTFSDELRLVSGLSFRKDSFYSETYFNGGDDNYLQRAFFNLEYRPQPDLGFNLGGMAEHDQANGGYFSPRGAMFYHLTPNQTLRLVVSHAVRTPDTYEQSVAWSFVARDLDPPLDGETEARSFLIRSPGGLDNEKIVSREIGYYLNYPEWGLEADIKVFRDNMWDLISAPLQYFSFEPENNLKIEQTGFEVETTYSPSLRDTLRATYAYLDQDEEYTGSVTDFYTAYTSFDVSRLFQIESRMSARHSGSFAWLRRINDRFDAAMAYYLADAIGDYVYERADLAVSYHRRLGRGQMELSAKLEHYLSDDPIMYRDNVLDDRTHLFLSANLKF is encoded by the coding sequence ATGCGGTTGATAACTGTCCGAGCGACCAAAGAGCGACGCGGTCTGTCTGCGCTTGTTTTGGCTTGCGCCAGCTCTTTCACCTACGCCGTCGAAAGCTCTTCACAGAACGATATGCTGGCGGCGGTCGACCTATCCATGACGGACTGGCAGTCCGCTGAGATCCCGGTGGTGCTGACGCCAGCCCGGCTCAAACAGCCCCGCTCGGAAACCCCGGCGACCGTAACGGTTCTGGATACTGAGTTGCTGCATCGGCTTGGCGTACGCAATCTGCACGACGCCTTTCGTCTGGTTCCCGGCATGACCGTTGGGTCCGTGTCCTCCAACCTTCCTTCCGTCAGCTACCATGGCACCAACGCCAACGAGCAGCGCCGCCTGCAGGTGCTGGTGGATGGACGATCCGTCTATAACCCTAACCTGGCGGATGTGGACTGGCTCAATATTCCGGTCGCTCTGGAAGACATTGCGCGCATTGAAATCACCCGCGGCCCCAACGCCGCCGCTTATGGCGCCAATTCGTTCCTGGCTATCGTCAATATCATCACCAAACATCCCTATGACACTCACGGAACCTCCCTCACCTACTGGGACGGCAGCAATGGTTACAATCGCTACCACGCCAGTTACGGCGGAGGCGGCGACACCCTCAACTACCGCATTTCCGTAAACGGCAAACAGGACGATGGCTTTGATCGCCGCGCCAATGGCGAGCCCTTTATCGACAGTTACGACCTGGACGGATTTAACCTTTCCGCCAATATGCAATTGGGGCCCAAGGATATTCTGCAAGTGCAAGCCGGTCTGTTGAACGGCGACCATCAATATCACCCAGATACCGGCGACGGCCAGACCAGCGTCCCTGACTCCGACGAACGCGACCGATTCGCCTCCGTGAGCTGGCGGCGGGAAGTGAACGCCAATCACTTTTTCCAGGTGCAAGCCTATGTGCATCGACGCATCCGACAGCAGGACTGGACGAACTGCAATCACCCCATTCTGTTCAGCGACAACCTGTCCGCCCTATACGCGGCCAATCAGCGTTTCGGCTCCATCCTGATCGGCGCCAACGGCGCAACACTCTCTGAGATACACGCCAATATTGCCTCCGGGACGGGCTCAGGGCTTGGCTCCACGGAAGATGACGCGATCGCCCGCGCATTGATCGAGGAAATGTTCGCCAGCGATCCTGACGCCGTTGTCTGCGGCCGTATTAATCTGGACATCGCAGAAACCCGGCAGGATATTGAACTGCAGGACACTTACACCTTCTCCGATGAACTGAGGCTGGTATCCGGTTTGAGCTTTCGCAAAGACAGCTTTTATTCGGAAACCTACTTTAACGGCGGCGATGATAACTATCTGCAACGGGCGTTTTTCAATCTGGAGTATCGGCCGCAGCCGGACCTGGGCTTTAACCTGGGAGGCATGGCGGAGCATGATCAGGCCAATGGCGGTTATTTCTCCCCCCGTGGCGCCATGTTCTATCACCTGACGCCCAACCAGACATTACGTCTGGTGGTGTCTCATGCGGTGCGCACTCCAGACACCTATGAGCAGTCCGTCGCCTGGAGCTTCGTCGCCAGAGATCTGGATCCGCCTCTGGATGGCGAGACCGAAGCCCGCAGCTTTCTGATCCGGTCGCCTGGAGGGCTGGATAACGAAAAAATTGTCTCCCGCGAAATCGGCTATTATCTCAACTATCCCGAATGGGGACTGGAAGCGGACATCAAGGTATTTCGCGACAATATGTGGGACCTTATCAGCGCGCCGTTGCAGTACTTTTCCTTCGAACCTGAAAATAACCTCAAGATCGAGCAAACCGGCTTCGAAGTCGAAACTACCTACTCTCCTTCCTTGCGCGACACCCTCAGAGCGACCTACGCTTACTTGGATCAGGATGAGGAATACACCGGCTCCGTGACGGACTTTTACACCGCCTACACCAGTTTCGACGTCAGTCGTTTGTTCCAGATCGAGTCTCGCATGTCCGCCCGCCATAGCGGCAGTTTCGCCTGGCTGCGACGGATCAACGACCGATTTGATGCGGCGATGGCCTATTATCTGGCCGACGCTATCGGCGACTATGTTTACGAGCGCGCCGATCTAGCCGTCAGCTATCACCGCCGTCTGGGTCGCGGGCAGATGGAGCTATCCGCAAAACTGGAGCATTACCTGAGCGACGATCCGATCATGTACCGCGACAACGTCCTGGACGACCGCACCCATCTGTTTTTGTCCGCGAACCTGAAGTTTTGA
- a CDS encoding LysR family transcriptional regulator — translation MIDDLRALAVFAKTVEAGSFRAAASALSLSPSVVSHHISGLETRLGVALLYRSTRRLSLTSEGERLFEHAKAMLAAAEAGLNAIVEQAAEPTGKLSITAPAVLARGPFTEDVAAFALAYPRVSLFINYSDIQQDLIREGIDLAIRIGAMPDSSLKSKKLFDLTRRLVASPHYLQSRATPSKPEDLLDWDWIGLKMRPNYKLLFNTAGECQRVDYSPRITVDSIDAVCQLAAAGLGLATPPAFLVEEDLRVGRLCDPLPGWNVDALGVYAVWPPNAARESLTYRFIQFLQERRQSDANTA, via the coding sequence ATGATTGACGATTTACGCGCCCTGGCGGTTTTCGCTAAAACGGTGGAAGCCGGCTCTTTTCGCGCCGCGGCGAGCGCACTGTCATTGTCGCCTTCCGTGGTCAGCCACCATATTTCAGGGTTGGAGACCCGGCTTGGCGTCGCCCTGCTCTACCGCTCCACTCGACGGCTCTCGCTCACCAGCGAGGGCGAACGCCTGTTCGAACACGCCAAGGCGATGCTGGCGGCGGCGGAGGCCGGCTTGAACGCCATCGTCGAACAAGCGGCGGAGCCGACCGGCAAGTTGAGCATCACCGCTCCCGCCGTATTAGCGCGGGGGCCCTTTACCGAGGATGTCGCCGCTTTCGCTTTGGCTTATCCCAGAGTCTCACTGTTCATTAACTACAGCGACATACAGCAGGACCTGATACGCGAAGGCATTGACCTGGCGATACGTATCGGCGCGATGCCTGACAGTTCCCTGAAATCGAAAAAGCTGTTCGATCTGACTCGACGCCTGGTGGCGTCGCCCCATTATCTCCAGTCCAGAGCGACGCCCAGCAAGCCGGAAGACTTGCTGGACTGGGACTGGATCGGACTGAAGATGCGGCCGAACTATAAGTTGCTTTTTAACACTGCAGGAGAATGTCAGCGCGTTGACTATTCACCACGCATTACCGTGGACAGCATCGATGCGGTTTGCCAGTTGGCCGCAGCGGGACTGGGCTTGGCCACACCGCCGGCTTTTCTGGTGGAGGAAGATCTGCGTGTCGGGCGATTATGCGATCCGCTGCCGGGCTGGAATGTCGACGCCTTGGGCGTCTATGCAGTCTGGCCGCCCAACGCCGCCAGAGAAAGCCTGACCTATCGGTTTATTCAATTTCTGCAAGAACGCCGCCAAAGCGATGCGAACACGGCTTAA
- a CDS encoding DUF2000 domain-containing protein — MTDTETTDLKCVIVIDANLPTGPIANTAAVLALSLGKAFPELIGDALPDHNGHLRAGITTTAIPILRAEGVRLRNLREELKEHEPQLTVIDLTSATMTTKSYEAYAEKLLSTPVDELEYLGVALCGPKKIVNKFTGNLGLLR; from the coding sequence ATGACGGATACCGAAACCACTGACCTGAAGTGCGTCATAGTCATCGACGCCAACCTGCCGACCGGTCCCATCGCCAATACCGCCGCTGTGTTGGCGCTATCGCTGGGCAAAGCGTTTCCCGAATTAATTGGCGACGCGTTGCCGGACCATAACGGCCATCTTCGCGCGGGAATTACCACCACCGCCATTCCAATACTGCGCGCCGAAGGCGTTCGCTTGCGCAACCTGCGGGAAGAATTGAAGGAGCACGAGCCGCAATTGACCGTTATCGATCTCACCAGCGCCACTATGACGACCAAGAGCTATGAAGCCTACGCGGAAAAGTTGCTTTCCACGCCTGTTGATGAACTTGAGTATCTGGGCGTCGCCCTTTGCGGACCCAAAAAGATCGTTAATAAATTCACCGGTAATCTGGGGCTGCTGCGCTGA
- a CDS encoding LysE family translocator produces MLLSFIVATVLITLAPGPSMLLVIANTLRSGLGQGIFTSLGVVVADAILLCLTVSGLGALVQTSALAFNLLKWFGVAYLAYLGVRQLRSQPSTEDLSGATEVAKQNPFKQGLGVTLLNPKIIGFFIAFFPQFLDASAPVGPQLITLGPLFLVIVFLILAGYAMAANRVRRWLAGAQAQSVLNKSSGFALLVCGAAAGLTTR; encoded by the coding sequence ATGTTATTGAGTTTTATTGTCGCGACGGTGCTGATCACACTCGCCCCTGGCCCCTCTATGCTACTGGTGATCGCCAATACGTTGCGCAGCGGTCTGGGGCAGGGGATATTCACCAGTCTGGGCGTGGTGGTCGCCGACGCGATACTGCTGTGTCTGACTGTCTCAGGTTTGGGAGCGTTGGTGCAGACTTCTGCATTGGCGTTCAATTTGCTGAAATGGTTTGGGGTAGCCTATCTCGCATATCTGGGAGTTCGTCAGCTTCGCAGCCAGCCTTCAACGGAAGATCTGTCCGGCGCGACTGAAGTCGCCAAACAAAATCCATTCAAACAAGGCTTGGGCGTCACCCTGCTTAACCCTAAAATCATCGGGTTTTTCATTGCGTTTTTTCCACAGTTCCTCGACGCCAGCGCGCCTGTCGGCCCGCAACTCATAACGCTGGGGCCGCTGTTCCTTGTTATCGTCTTTCTCATCCTGGCGGGATACGCCATGGCGGCCAACCGTGTCCGGCGATGGCTGGCCGGCGCACAGGCGCAATCCGTGTTAAATAAATCATCAGGATTCGCTTTGCTGGTTTGTGGGGCGGCGGCGGGGTTGACGACGCGCTGA
- a CDS encoding S1/P1 nuclease encodes MNAKLAVKREWRLSVLRLLCGRGFDWRALAVMAALALSPTSAWAWGELGHRVVCDVAWKELSPAARDQVQKLLQQAGKRTFAEACLWPDQIRSEKEFKHTGSYHYVNVERAAAQVSAATDCQSKGCVLTALNAYADALRGKPHPDYQASPAQALMFIGHFIGDIHQPLHVSYGDDRGGNKVAYKVAGEETNLHRLWDVNIPESGLPRDWRKAGKKVRGKHRGETVTALSLQEAEAWANESLAITRKVYESLPTQGSEWSKKDLAREYPIAEMRLYQAGVRLGAVLNQLLAPNQTQTQAD; translated from the coding sequence ATGAATGCGAAGTTAGCGGTTAAAAGAGAGTGGAGGTTGTCCGTGTTGAGGTTGCTATGCGGACGTGGGTTCGATTGGCGAGCGCTGGCTGTCATGGCGGCGCTGGCGCTTTCGCCCACCTCCGCCTGGGCATGGGGGGAGCTGGGACACCGTGTGGTGTGCGATGTCGCCTGGAAGGAGTTGTCCCCCGCGGCGCGGGATCAGGTGCAGAAGTTGTTGCAGCAGGCCGGTAAACGCACTTTCGCGGAAGCCTGCCTGTGGCCGGATCAAATCAGGTCAGAAAAAGAGTTCAAACATACTGGCTCCTACCACTATGTGAACGTCGAGCGCGCCGCCGCCCAGGTGTCCGCAGCTACGGATTGTCAAAGCAAAGGCTGCGTGCTGACTGCGCTCAACGCGTATGCGGACGCCCTGAGAGGCAAGCCGCACCCGGATTATCAGGCCAGTCCAGCGCAGGCGTTGATGTTTATCGGGCACTTTATCGGCGATATTCATCAGCCCCTGCATGTGTCCTACGGCGATGACCGAGGCGGCAATAAGGTCGCTTATAAAGTTGCTGGCGAGGAGACCAATTTACATCGCTTGTGGGATGTAAATATCCCTGAGTCAGGCTTGCCCCGGGATTGGCGCAAGGCGGGCAAGAAAGTGCGCGGCAAGCACCGCGGAGAGACGGTCACTGCATTATCCTTGCAGGAGGCGGAAGCCTGGGCGAATGAATCGCTCGCCATCACCCGAAAAGTCTATGAATCGCTGCCGACACAAGGCTCCGAATGGAGTAAAAAAGATCTGGCGCGGGAATACCCTATCGCTGAAATGCGTCTTTATCAGGCGGGCGTACGCTTGGGCGCGGTCCTGAATCAACTGTTGGCTCCCAATCAGACCCAGACTCAGGCGGATTAG